One Panicum virgatum strain AP13 chromosome 3N, P.virgatum_v5, whole genome shotgun sequence DNA segment encodes these proteins:
- the LOC120665805 gene encoding inactive receptor-like serine/threonine-protein kinase At2g40270, producing MEKLRRRRRRRRRVAGVLLVMALISVLPDLGSCNDAGRGTLNPEEGIRSDSEAWIIHGDRTRKILQEQQNKYWSGYFGNKAAWPDFTNNNPPAGRGGFQGPPSTFTPQYPQWPPWPWTPKVTPPMSFPPSPAPAPSKPLPQPAHDGNPSHSIALPPQLAGTGSRPVVAGVVPGAGHSGHVSRPAYVIAAAGASLLAAVSVALFVLCYRSSKVVTVRPWATGLSGQLQKAFVTGVPSLKRSELELACEEFSNIIGSLSDYMVYKGTLSSGVEIAVVSTTKNSAKEWSKHRETQFRKKITSLSRVNHKNFVNLLGYCQEEQPFTRMMVFEYAPNGTLFEHLHVREDGHLDWPTRLRVAVGIAYCLEHMHQLSPPEILRTLDTSTICLTDDFAAKISDVFFCDEPRDREEASLPSLSQALVDRESVVYSYGMVLLETMTGRFTASGGGLLEGWAAGYLRGERQLRDVMDPALRRSFHAATVDRLDGVIRGCTDREPRRRLTMPEVARRLREITAMPPDAATPKVSPLWWAELEIISTEVN from the exons ATGGAGAagctgcgccgccggcggcggcggcggcggcgggtggcgggtGTCCTGCTGGTGATGGCGCTGATCTCCGTGCTCCCTGATCTCGGCAGCTGCAACGATGCCGGACGAG GAACTCTGAACCCAGAGGAAGGTATCCGCTCCGACTCCGAAGCCTG GATAATCCATGGCGACCGTACACGGAAAATTCTGCAGGAGCAGCAGAACAAGTACTGGTCCGGATATTTCGGCAACAAGGCGGCATGGCCGGATTTCACCAACAATAATCCTCCGGCCGGCCGAGGCGGTTTTCAGGGCCCGCCGTCGACGTTCACGCCGCAGTATCCGCAGTGGCCACCGTGGCCGTGGACACCGAAGGTTACGCCGCCGATGAGCTTTCCCCCATCGCCTGCTCCGGCACCTTCCAAGCCTTTGCCGCAGCCCGCGCATGATGGAAATCCTTCACACAGCATTGCACTGCCCCCACAGCTGGCCGGCACCGGTAGTAGGCCGGTGGTTGCCGGAGTTGTGCCTGGAGCGGGGCACTCTGGTCATGTTAGCAGGCCTGCCTATGTCATCGCCGCGGCGGGGGCCTCCCTCCTCGCGGCCGTGTCGGTGGCGCTCTTCGTCCTGTGCTACCGGTCCAGCAAGGTGGTCACCGTCAGGCCGTGGGCGACCGGCCTCAGCGGGCAGCTACAGAAAGCATTCGTCACAG GTGTGCCATCGCTGAAGAGATCGGAGCTTGAGCTCGCCTGCGAGGAGTTCAGTAACATCATCGGCTCCTTGTCGGATTACATGGTGTACAAGGGGACGCTGTCAAGCGGCGTCGAGATCGCGGTGGTGTCGACGACCAAGAACTCTGCCAAAGAATGGTCCAAGCACCGCGAAACACAGTTCAGGAAGAAG ATAACAAGCTTGTCCAGAGTCAACCACAAGAACTTCGTGAACCTGCTGGGCTACTGCCAGGAAGAACAGCCCTTCACCAGGATGATGGTGTTCGAGTACGCTCCGAACGGCACACTCTTCGAGCACCTCCACG TCCGAGAAGACGGCCACCTGGACTGGCCGACGCGCCTGCGGGTGGCTGTGGGCATCGCCTACTGCCTGGAGCACATGCACCAGCTGAGCCCGCCGGAGATCCTGCGCACGCTGGACACGTCCACCATCTGCCTGACCGACGACTTCGCCGCCAAGATCTCCGACGTCTTCTTCTGCGACGAGCCCCGGGACCGGGAGGAAGCGAGCCTGCCGTCCCTGTCCCAGGCGCTGGTGGACAGGGAGAGCGTGGTGTACAGCTACGGGATGGTGCTGCTGGAGACCATGACCGGCCGGTTCACGGCGTCGGGCGGCGGCCTGCTGGAGGGCTGGGCGGCGGGGTACCTGAGAGGGGAGCGGCAGCTTAGGGACGTGATGGACCCCGCGCTGCGGAGGTCCTTCCAcgccgccaccgtcgaccgGCTGGACGGCGTCATCAGGGGCTGCACCGACCGCGAGCCCAGGCGGCGGCTGACCATGCCGGAGGTCGCCAGGCGGCTGAGGGAGATCACCGCCATGCCGCCCGACGCGGCCACCCCCAAGGTGTCGCCGCTGTGGTGGGCGGAGCTGGAGATCATCTCCACGGAGGTCAACTGA
- the LOC120665804 gene encoding importin subunit beta-1-like, giving the protein MDITQILLAAQSPDANLRTVAETNLTQFQEQNLPNFLLSLSVELSNDEKPPESRRLAGIILKNSLDAKDSSKKELLTQQWVSVDPSIKSKIKESLLGTLGSSVHDARRTSSQVIAKVASIEIPRREWQDLIAKLLGNMTLPGASAPLKQATLEALGYVCEEISPQHLEQDQVNAVLTAVVQGMNQTELSSEVRLAAVKALYNALDFAESNFANEMERNYIMKVICDTAVSKEVEIRQAAFECLVAIASTYYSHLDYYMQTIFNLTANAVKGDEEPVALQAVEFWSAICDEEIALQDEYEGSDDGNSTIHFRFIEKALPSLVPMLLETLLKQEEDQDQDDNVWNISMSGGTCLGLIARTVGDAIVPLVMPFVEANITKPDWHCREAATFAFGSILEGPSVEKLAPLVQSGLGFLLNTMNDSNTQVKDTTAWTLGRVFELLHSPAGANPIINSSNLPRIMAVLLESSKDVPNVAEKVCGAIYFLAQGYEDAESMSSVLTPYLPNVIAALLSAADRADTTHFRLRASAYEALNEIVRVSNVPETSGIIGQLLQEIMRRLNLTFDLHILSSGDKEKQSDLQALLCGVLQVIIQKLSSTDAKSIIALTADQLMTLFLRVFACHSSTVHEEAMLAIGALAYATGPDFVKYMPNFFTYLEAGLQNYEEYQVCSISVGVVGDICRALEDKILPFCDRIMTVLLKDLSNSMLNRSVKPPIFSCFGDIALAIGENFEKYLPYGMPMLQGAAELLGTLDQSDDDMVDYGNQLRRGIFEAYSGILQGIKGPKAQLMIPYATHLLQFTEAVFRDRSRDDSVTKAAVAVLGDLADTLGASSKDLFQAHLFHVEFLRECLDLDDEVRETASWAQGMINQAVVS; this is encoded by the exons ATGGATATTACTCAAATTCTGCTAGCTGCTCAATCTCCTGATGCTAACCTTCGAACAGTAGCCGAAACCAACCTCACACAGTTCCAGGAGCAGAATCTTCCAAACTTCCTCCTCTCCTTATCAGTGGAactctcaaatgatgaaaaaccCCCAGAGTCTAGAAGGCTTGCAGGTATTATCCTTAAGAATTCTTTGGATGCTAAGGATTCTTCGAAAAAGGAGCTATTGACTCAGCAATGGGTCAGTGTGGATCCTTCTATCAAATCGAAGATCAAGGAGTCATTGCTGGGAACACTAGGATCTTCGGTTCATGATGCAAGGCGTACCTCATCCCAAGTTATTGCCAAGGTTGCATCAATTGAGATCCCACGTCGAGAATGGCAAGACCTCATTGCCAAATTATTGGGAAACATGACACTGCCGGGTGCATCAGCTCCTTTGAAGCAAGCAACACTAGAGGCATTGGGGTATGTATGTGAGGAGATTTCTCCACAGCACTTGGAGCAGGATCAAGTGAATGCTGTTCTGACTGCTGTGGTCCAGGGAATGAACCAGACAGAGCTCAGCTCTGAAGTCCGTCTTGCAGCAGTTAAAGCCCTCTATAATGCTCTTGACTTTGCTGAGAGTAACTTTGCAAATGAAATGGAGAGGAATTATATAATGAAGGTGATTTGTGACACTGCTGTATCTAAAGAAGTGGAAATCAGACAAGCTGCATTTGAATGCCTTGTTGCAATTGCATCCACATATTATTCACACTTAGATTATTACATGCAAACCATATTCAACCTGACAGCTAATGCAGTGAAAGGAGATGAGGAACCGGTTGCACTTCAAGCTGTTGAGTTTTGGAGCGCTATTTGTGATGAAGAGATTGCTCTCCAAGATGAATATGAAGGATCTGATGATGGCAACTCTACTATACATTTTCGCTTTATTGAAAAGGCCCTTCCTTCACTGGTTCCTATGCTGCTAGAAACTTTATTGAAGCAAGAGGAAGATCAAGACCAAGATGACAATGTCTGGAACATTTCTATGAGTGGTGGGACGTGCCTTGGACTCATCGCTAGAACTGTTGGTGATGCAATCGTCCCTCTTGTCATGCCATTTGTTGAGGCCAACATCACAAAGCCAGATTGGCATTGTCGTGAGGCAGCTACCTTTGCATTTGGTTCTATCCTTGAAGGCCCATCTGTTGAAAAACTTGCTCCACTGGTCCAGAGTGGTCTTGGTTTCTTGCTCAACACAATGAATGATTCAAATACCCAGGTAAAAGATACTACTGCTTGGACGCTTGGGAGGGTATTTGAGCTCTTGCATTCTCCTGCTGGTGCAAACCCAATTATAAATAGTTCAAACCTTCCTCGTATCATGGCTGTGTTGCTTGAGAGTAGTAAAGATGTTCCAAATGTGGCTGAGAAAGTTTGTGGAGCTATTTATTTTCTGGCCCAAGGTTATGAAGATGCAGAGTCCATGTCTTCTGTGCTCACACCTTATCTACCTAATGTCATTGCTGCTCTACTTTCTGCTGCGGATCGTGCTGATACGACCCATTTCAGGCTTCGTGCTTCTGCTTATGAAGCACTGAATGAGATTGTTAGAGTTAGCAACGTACCTGAAACTTCAGGCATTATAGGGCAGCTACTGCAGGAGATCATGAGAAGATTAAACCTTACATTTGATCTCCATATACTTTCTTCTGGTGACAAAGAGAAGCAAAGCGACCTTCAGGCTTTGCTGTGTGGTGTACTGCAGGTCATCATCCAGAAACTGAGCAGCACAGATGCTAAGTCCATAATTGCCCTGACTGCTGATCAGCTGATGACTCTGTTTCTGCGGGTCTTTGCCTGCCACAGTTCTACTGTGCATGAAGAAGCTATGCTTGCTATTGGCGCTCTTGCCTATGCTACTGGTCCAGATTTTGTGAAATACATGCCTAACTTCTTCACGTATCTGGAAGCTGGCTTGCAGAATTATGAAGAGTACCAAGTGTGCTCCATCTCTGTAGGAGTGGTGGGTGATATTTGCCGTGCCTTGGAAGATAAAATTCTGCCCTTCTGTGATCGAATTATGACTGTTCTTCTTAAGGATCTATCAAACTCTATGCTCAATCGGTCTGTGAAGCCTCCGATTTTCTCATGCTTTGGAGATATAGCTCTTGCTATTGGTGAGAATTTTGAGAAATATCTGCCATATGGTATGCCGATGCTTCAGGGAGCTGCTGAACTCCTTGGTACTCTTGATCAGAGTGATGATGATATGGTTGATTATGGCAACCAGCTCAGAAGGGGAATTTTTGAGGCGTACTCTGGTATACTCCAGGGTATCAAAGGCCCAAAAGCACAGCTGATGATCCCATACGCAACCCATCTACTGCAGTTCACTGAAGCTGTCTTCAGAGATAGGAGCAG GGATGATAGTGTGACGAAGGCTGCAGTTGCTGTCCTCGGGGATCTTGCTGACACACTTGGCGCGAGCTCAAAGGATCTGTTCCAGGCCCACCTCTTTCATGTTGAGTTCTTGAGGGAGTGCCTTGACTTGGATGATGAAGTTCGGGAGACTGCGTCATGGGCTCAGGGGATGATAAACCAAGCGGTGGTCTCATAA
- the LOC120665803 gene encoding pentatricopeptide repeat-containing protein At2g30100, chloroplastic-like produces MALSSHATAAAVATFTQSTRSSSSRRPPGSSVSPRPPPPPRSLRLDHAAPPLSAAAPDGLLAAAIEHLEREPASAAADEAPLAALSPRELQLVLVYFAQEGRDAYCALEVFDWLRRANRVDGETMELMVAIACGWIERLVGAGGDVADVAALLGEMDCVGLRPGFSLIEKAVALYWDRGEREHAVEFVRDVLRRGGLGVGAGGEHGSADGEGERGGPVGYLAWKMMMDGDYRDAVKLVTEFKESGLKPEVYSYLIGLTALVKEQKEFSKALRKLNSSVKDGSISKLDAESMQSIEKYQSELLSDGVLLSNWAVEEGSSEVLGLVHERLLSLYTCAGCGLEAEHQLWEMKLLGREPDTQLYDVVLAICASQGEAAAVRRLLAGVESSSAGRRKKSMSWLLRGYVKGGFILDASETLMQMLDMGLFPDYLDRAAVLTALRRNVQESGSLESYMKLCKRLSETDLIGPCIVYLYVHKFKLWMMHML; encoded by the exons ATGGCGCTCTCTTCCcacgccaccgcggccgccgtcgccacctTCACACAGTccacccgctcctcctcctctcgccgCCCCCCCGGGTCCTCCGTCTCCCCGCGCCCCCCACCACCCCCGCGCTCGCTGCGTCTCGACCAcgcggcgccgcccctctccgccgcggcccccgacgggctcctcgccgccgccatcgagcACCTGGAGCGCGAGCcggcctccgcggccgccgacgAGGCCCCGCTGGCCGCGCTGTCGCCGCGGGAGCTGCAGCTCGTGCTGGTCTACTTCGCCCAGGAGGGGCGCGACGCCTACTGTGCGCTCGAGGTCTTCGACTGGCTCCGCCGCGCCAACCGCGTCGACGGCGAGACCATGGAGCTCATGGTCGCCATCGCATGCGGCTGGATCGAGCGCCTCGTGGGGGCCGGCGGGGACGTGGCCGACGTCGCCGCGCTGCTCGGGGAGATGGACTGCGTCGGGCTGAGGCCCGGCTTCAGCCTCATCGAGAAGGCCGTCGCGCTGTACTGGGACCGCGGGGAGAGGGAGCACGCGGTCGAGTTCGTCAGGGACGTGCTCAGGAGAGGGGGGCTCGGAGTCGGCGCGGGAGGGGAGCACGGCTCTGCCGACGGGGAGGGCGAGCGGGGAGGGCCCGTCGGCTACCTCGCCTGGAAGATGATG ATGGATGGGGACTACAGGGATGCTGTCAAGTTGGTCACTGAATTTAAGGAGAGTGGCCTGAAGCCTGAGGTGTATAGTTATCTAATTGGGTTAACTGCCTTGGTTAAAGAGCAAAAGGAATTCTCAAAGGCTCTGCGGAAACTAAATTCATCGGTGAAGGATGGCTCTATTTCTAAACTGGATGCTGAGAGCATGCAAAGTATTGAAAAGTATCAATCAGAATTGTTAAGTGATGGTGTTCTTTTGTCAAACTGGGCAGTAGAGGAAGGCAGTAGCGAAGTTCTAGGACTTGTGCATGAGAGGCTCCTCTCATTGTATACTTGTGCTGGTTGTGGCTTAGAAGCTGAGCACCAACTTTGGGAAATGAAGCTTCTTGGTAGAGAACCTGATACGCAGCTCTATGATGTTGTATTGGCAATTTGTGCATCTCAAGGGGAAGCTGCTGCTGTACGCCGATTGCTTGCAGGAGTCGAGTCAAGTAGCGCCGGAAGAAGAAAGAAGTCAATGTCATGGCTCCTGCGAGGCTATGTCAAAGGTGGCTTCATTCTAGATGCCTCGGAGACACTCATGCAGATGCTCGACATGGGCTTATTTCCAGATTACCTGGATAGAGCTGCTGTATTAACTGCACTGCGGAGAAACGTACAGGAATCTGGCAGCCTAGAATCATACATGAAACTCTGCAAGAGACTTTCCGAGACAGATCTGATCGGACCTTGTATAGTGTATCTTTATGTCCACAAATTCAAATTGTGGATGATGCACATGCTTTAG